Within the bacterium genome, the region GCCGGGCAGGGTCGTCGACGACGTCACGAACGGATAGAGCCCCCAGTCGAGATCGCGCATCACGCCGAGCTGGCCCTCGAGCAGGATCATCCGATCGGCGCGCAGCGCCTCCTGCATCACGGGATGACTGTCTGTAATGTACGGGCGCAGCCGTCCGGCCCAACGCGCGCACGCGGCCAGCATCGTCGCGGCCTCGACAGGCTCGTGCCGGTACACGCCGCGGAACAGCGCGGTCTTGCGCGCGGCGACGAACCGGACCTGCTCCGCGAGGTGCGCCTCCTCTAGGAGGTCCCCGACGCGGATGCCGATGCGCGCCGTCTTGTCGCTGTACACCGGCCAGATCCCCTGCTTCGTCGTGCCGTGCGGGGCGCCGCCGCGGGCCGCCTCCTCCAGTTCGTCCATGACGATGTGGTGCGGAAACACCAGATGGGCGCGCTCGTCGAGCCACAGCCGACCGACGGTCGGCATCCCCACGCGCTCCACCTCTTCGACCTCGGCGAGCAGCACGTCGGGGTTCACGACGACGCCGGGGCCGATCACACACTGCGCCGCGGGATGGAAAATGCCCGAGGGCAACAGGTGGAGCCGGAACGTCCCGTGCTCGTTCTGGATCGTATGCCCGGCGTTGTTGCCCCCGTTGTAGCGGACGACGACGTCCGCGTGGGCAGCCAGGGTATCAATCACCTTGCCCTTGCCCTCGTCGCCCCACTGGGCGCCGACGACTGCGGTAACCGGCATCTATCGCGCCTCCCTGGGCGGGACCATGCCTGCCTCCGACGAGACGCCGAGACGCGCGGCCTTCTCCTCGACCTGCGCGGCCAGTTTCGCCTTGTGCGCCCGGTACCGCTCGCGAAGCGCCGGTTCGGCCACGCCGAGAATCTGCACGGCCAGCAGCGCGGCGTTCCGCGCTCCGCCGATCGCGACCGTGGCCACGGGGACGCCGCCAGGCATCTGCACGGTGGACAGAAGCGCGTCCATCCCGCCGAGGGCGCCGCCCGCGAGGGGCACGCCGATCACCGGCAGCACCGTCCGCGCCGCGATCACCCCGGCCAGGTGCGCCGCCGCCCCCGCACCGGCGATCACCACCTGGATCCCGCGCTGCTCGGCCTCGGCCACGTACCGCTCGACGCGATCCGGCGACCGATGGGCCGAGGCGATCGTCAGATCGTAGGAGACGCCGAATTCAGTCAGCACGCGTCCGGCTTCCTGCATCACGGGAAGGTCGGAGTCGCTCCCGACGACGATTGCGACGCGCGCCCGCGTGTCCGCCGTTGTGGTCATCTCGAGCCTCCTCAGCCGGTCTGAGACGGGACCGCCGCCGCACGCCCGCGCGCATCCGCGCCCGCCGCCCGTGCGCCGATGTCCCGGCGCAGCAGCTTGCCGTCGTAGTTGATCGCGTCCGCGGCCCGGTACGCGCGCCGCCGCGCCTCGTCGAGCGTTTCGCCCGTCGCGACGACGTTGAGCACGCGCCCGCCCGCCGTGACGATCTGCCCGTGTTGCACCGCGGTGCCGGCGTGGAAGACCAGCGTGTGCGGCTCGGACGCCGCGCGGTCGAGCCCGGTGATCACATCGCCGCCCCGGGGACGCTCCGGATAGCCGTCGGCGCACAGCACCGTGCACACCGCAGCCCCCGGCCGCCACCTCGGCGCCAGGCGGTCGACGCGGCCGCCCAACGCCGCCTCCGCCATCTCCAGCAGCCCGGACTCCAGCAGCGCGAGCAACACCTGCGCTTCCGGATCGCCGAACCGGACGTTGAACTCCAGCACGCGCGGGCCGTCCGGGGTCAGCATGATGCCCGCGAACAGCACCCCCCGGTACGGACGTCCCTCCTGCGCCATCGCCCAGAGCGTCGGCGCCAGGATCTCGTCGACGACGCGATCCAGCGTGTCCGCGGTCACCTGAGGCGCCGGCGCGACGGCTCCCATCCCGCCGGTGTTCGGGCCGCGGTCGTCTTCGGCGAGGCGTTTGTGATCCTGCGCCGCGATCAGCGGCACGAGGTGGACGCCGTCGCAGACCGCGAAGACGCTAACCTCCTCACCGGCCAGCACCTCCTCGACGACGATGCGCGTGCCCGCATCGCCGAAGCGCCGTTCCATCATCATGGCTTCGACCGCCGCCACCCCGTCGCCGGGGTCCTCCGCGACGACCACGCCTTTGCCGGCGGCGAGTCCATCGGCCTTGATCACCAGCGGCCGCCCGGCCCGGCGGACGTACTCCGCGGCCGCAGCACCGTTCTCGAAGACGCGGAACGGAGACGTCGGAATCTCGTACCGCGCACACAGGGTCTTCATGAAGATCTTGCTGCCTTCGAGCGCGGCCGCCGCCCGAGTGGGCCCAAAGGCCCGGAGCCCGCGCGCGGTGAACGTGTCGACCAACCCGGCGGCAAGCGGTGCCTCCGGCCCCACGATCGTGAGATCGGCACCCAGCCGCTCCGCGTCGTTGGCCAGAGCGTCGAGGTCGAGAACGGCGGTCGGGACGCAGGTCGCGACTTCGGAGATACCGGGATTGCCCGGGGCGCAGAAGACTGTCGCGGTTCCGTTGCGCCCGAGAGCCCACGCCAGGGCATGCTCCCGACCCCCAGAACCCACCACGAGAACCTTCATCGAGGTTGCCATCCCGTGCGATGAGATGGTCTCACCACGGAAATGTTCGTGTTTTCCGGTCGCTGCAACGGAGAATAGTGCGACTGGGTCCATGCAGACTATAGCATAGCCTATACGATGTGCCAAGATGCATTTTGAATGTTCGTGTTTTCGCCTCCGGCCATTGCCGACGGCAAGGAAACCCAGACACCGTGGCGAAGGTTGCACCACGTCTCGCTCGGAGGCCTCGCGGTACGCGCCGTCATTACAGGGATTGGAGCGCTCACGCCTGTGGGGCTGTCGGCTCCCGAAACGTGGGCCAATCTCCTGGCGGGTCAAAGCGGGGTTCGTCCGCTCACTCGCTTCGACGCCTCGCGCTACCCCGTTCGGATCGCGGCGGACGTGCCCGGGTTTGACCCGCTGTCCGTTCTCACCCGCAAGCGGGCGCGCCGGACCGCCCGGTTCGCGCAGTTCGCGATCGCGGCGGCCCACGAAGCGCTGCGCGACGGCGCCCTCACGCTCACGGATGATCTCCTCGATCGCGTCGGGGTGACGGTGGCGACCGCACTCGGCGGGATCGACGTGATCGACGCCGAAGCGCCGCACCTCTATGGCGGCGAACCCGACCGGGTCACGCCGTTCCTGCTTCCGATGCTGATCGCGAACATGGCGTCGTCCGCCGTCAGCATTCACTTCGGCATCCGGGGACCGTCCAACACGTCCGTCGGCGCGTGCGCCAGCGGGGCGATCGCGCTCGCCGAGGCCCGCCGGTGGATCCTCGACGGCGACGCCGACTACGTGCTCGCCGGAGGCACCGAAGCGGCGCTCACCCCGTCGGTGTGGGCCGCACTGTGCTCGCTCGGCGCGCTCAGCACGCGCAACGACGCGCCGGCGCAGGCGAGCCGGCCGTTCGATCGGGATCGCGACGGGTTCGTGTACGGCGAGGGCGCCGTGGTGTTTCTGGTCGAGCGGGAGGACGTGGCGAGACGCCGCGAGGCGCGCATCTACGCCGAGCTCGCAGGCGCCGCGCTGACGAGCGACGCCTACCACGAAACCGCGCCGCGCCGCGACGGCGACGTCGCGGCGCGCGCGATCCGCCAGGCGCTGCACAGCGCCGGCGCGAGCGCGGAGGAGGTCGACCTCGTGGTGGCCCACGGCACCGGGACGCCGCTCAACGACATCGCCGAGACCGTCGCCATCAAGCAGGCGCTCGGAGCCCGCGCGCGGACGACCCCGGTCAGCGCCCCGAAGAGCATGGTCGGCCATCTGATCGGCGCGGCGGGCGCGCTCGCGGCCCTCGTTGGCGTGCTCGCGATCCACACGGGTGAGATTCCCCCCACGATCAACCTCGACCACGCGGACCCCGTCTGCGACCTCGACTATGTCGCCCTCATCGCGCGCCGCGCGCACGTGCGGCTCGCCGTCGCGAACGCGTTCGGGTTCGGCGGTCAGAACTGCGTCGTCGCGGTCCGCGCCCTGGAGCGGTAGGACCGGCCGCCCGCGCCACCGAACTGCATCTCGAGATTCCCTCGTCCCTCGACCCGACGATCTTCCAGGGTCCCTCCCGCGCCGTCGCGGCGCCCGGGGCGGTCCTGAGACGCAGACAAGAGGGGGCGAAGCCGTGTTCGACGGAACGTTTGCGGGACGGATTGCGCTCGTCACGGGCGCCTCCCGTGGGATCGGCCGGGCGACGGCGGAAACGCTTGCCGGAGGCGGCGCGGACGTCGTGGTCCACTACCACCGCAACAAAGTCCTCGCCGAGGAGGTGGCCCACGGGATCGTTGGCCGCGGCCGCCGCGCGCTCGCCGTCGGGGCCGACCTGGAGAAACCGGAGGAGATCGACCGGCTCTTCGACGAGGTCGCGTCGCAGCTCGGTGCGCTCGACTTCTTCGTCGCCAACCACGCGGCCACGGCGTTCAAGACCACGCTCGACGCCAAACCGCACCATCTCCAGCGCACGTTCGATCTGATCGTGCGGTCGCTTGTGCTCTGCGTCCAGCGGGCGGTCCCCTTGATGCAGGGACGCGAAGGGGCGATCGTGACGATCGGCGGACAGGGCACCGTCGAGATGCTGCCGCACTACGCGATCCTGGCGTCGGCGAAGGCCGCGATGGAGACGTGGACCCGTTACCTCGCCTACGAGCTCGCGGGGCGTGGCATCACGGCGAACTGCGTCAGCCCGGGTGTGATTGCCACGGACTCCGCGAAGTTCTACGGCGGCGATCGGTTTGCGGAGTTCGACCGCGTGGTCTCGTCGTTCACGCCGCGGGGCCGGATGGGCACGCCCGAGGACGTGGCGGCGGTGGTCGCGTTCCTGTGCAGCCCCGGCGCGCGCTACGTCCTGGGGCAGACGATCGTGGTCGACGGCGGCCTCGGGCTGGTCTCGGCGCCGTTCGAAGTGTTCCGCCGACAAGGGGAGGCGCGCGCATGAACAAGGTGATGAGTACCGAGGACGTGATCGCGCAGATCCCGGACGGGGCGACAGTCGCGATCGGCGGCTCTTCGCTCTCCCGGAAGCCGATGGCGCTGGTGCGGGCGCTCGCCCGAAGCGATCGCCGCGACCTGCGCATCATCGTCAACGTCGGCGGGCCCGAGGTGGATCTGCTGCTCGGCATGGGCAAGGTCGCCGAGGTCATCTTTGCGTTCGTCGGGTTCGAGGTGATGGGGCTGGCGCCGCATTTTCGCCGGGCCCGGCAGGAGGGTACCGTCAAGTTCCAGGAGTGGACAGAGTACACCGTGATGGCGGGGCTGGACGCGACGATCAAACACGTGCCGTTCCTGCCCACCCACTCCACGCTCGGCACCGACGTGCTGCGGGTCAACACGGCGTTCAAAACGATCCAGGATCCGTTCGCCGGCGAGACGCTCGTCGCCGTCCCGGCCCTGCGCCCCGACGTCGCGCTACTGCACGTGAACCTCGCCGATCCCCAGGGGAACGGCGTCGTGCTCGGCGACGGACACATGGATGCGCTGTGCGCGAAAGCCGCGCGCAAGACGTTCCTGTCCGCGGAGCAGATCCTGCTCCCCGAGCGTCTGCAGACCTACGGGCGCGACGTGCACATCTTCCGGACAATGGTGACCGGCGTCGTCGAAGCCCCGTGGGGCGCCCACCTGACCGGGTGCGCGCCCGAGTACCGGGCGGACCTCCAGCACGTGCAGGAGTACCTGGCCGCCGCGCGCGACGGCACGGGGTGGCACGAGTACCTGGAGCGCTACGTCTACGTGAGTCACCGGGAGTACGTGCGCGCGCTCGGCGGCGAGCACACGCTGGGGGAGCGGCTGCGAGTGTAGCGCGCCGCGGTCGACGCCCCGCACGGGCCTCGGCCGCACGCACCGGACGCAAGCGATGCAGCGAGGGGGGAATCGGCGATGACCGACTACACCATCGACGAGTTGATCATCACGTGCATGTCGCGGGAGCTGCGCGGCGAGCTGCTGGTCAGCTCCGTGACCGCGTTTGGATCGCTCGCGGCGCACTTGGCGCGAAGCACGCATGCGCCGGACCTGGCGGTGCTCTCGACGCCGGAATCGGGCATGGATGCGGTACCCCTTCCCACCCTCTCGCTCGGCCAGTTCCTGACCGAGAACCAGCGGGCGATCCCGCTCACGATGGAGGACATCTTCGACGCCATCTTCACCGACCGGTTCCGCATCTGGATCAACCCGGCGCAGATCGACCAGTACGGCAACGTCAACATCTCCGTGATCGGCCCGTGGGAGAAGCCGAAGGTCGCGCTGGTCGGCGCGCGGGGGATCCCGGAAGACACGAGCCATCTCTCCCAGGGCCTGTACTATCTGACCCAACACTCGCCGCGCGCTGTCGTGGAGCGCGTGGACTTCATCAGCGGCGCCGGCTACAACCCCGAGCGCCGCCAGACACTCGGCGCGGCTGGTGCGCCGACCTGTCTCGTCACCCCCCTGGGCGTGTTCGGCTGGAACCCCGACTCCGGCCGGATGGTCGTGCGGAGCCTGCACCCAGGGGTGAGCCCCGACGCGGTGCGCGAGGCCACCGGGTTTGCGATCGAGCTCGGGGCCGGCATCCCCACCACGGAACCGCCGACCGCGGAACAGATCGCCATCATCCACGCGGCCGACCCGCTCGAGGTACGCAAGCTCGAGCTCCTGTCCGGCAAGGAGGCGGCGGAGAAGTTCGCCGTCATTTACGAGCGCGAGCGTCAGGCGCTGCACGCCGCCTGGCCGCGCCGCCGGCAGTGACGCGCGCGCCGGCGAGCACGCCGCGCTGAGGAGATGCGTGCTGTGACCGACGCCTCGCTCGCGGGCCGCCGCGCGATCGTCACCGGCGGCGGACGGGGCATCGGACGAGCGACCGCGCTCAAGCTGGCCGCGCTGGGTGCCGACGTCGCGGTCGTCTCCCGGACCGAGCGGGAGATCGCCGGCGTCGCCGCCGAACTCCGGGAGCGGGGCGTGCGGGCCGCGGCGGTTCCCGCCGACCTCACGACCTTCGACGCCTGCCGCGCCGCGATCGAGAGCGCCACGCGCGCGCTCGGCGGGATCGAGATCTTGATCAACAACGCCGGGTGGACGCTCACGAGCGCGTTCCTCGACGAAGATGAGTCGTACTGGCGCCGCGTCGTGGACGCGAACCTCTGGAGCACCGTGTTCTGCAGCCGGGTCGCGCTCGAGTGGATGGTCGCGCACGGCGGCGGGACGATCGTGAACGTGGCGAGCGACGCCGGGCGCGTGGGCACCGCCGGCGAGGCGATCTACTCGGCCGCCAAGGGCGGCGTGATCAGCCTCACCCGGTCGCTGGCCCGCGAGATGGCCCGGTACCAGGTCCGTGTCAACTGCGTGTGTCCCGGTCCCACGGAGACGGCGGTCCTGACCGAGAACCAGAGCGACCCCGCGCACGCCGGGAAGATCGAGCGGATGATCCGATTGATCCCGATGCGCCGGGTCGCGCAAGCGGAAGAGATCGCCGACGCCGTCGCGTTCTTCTGCACGGACGCGTCGCGCTACATCACCGGTCAGGTGCTGAGCGTCTCCGGCGGGCTGACGATGGTCTGAGCTGGCCTCCCGCAGGCCGCAGCCAGCCGCGAAGGAGGCAACGAGTGATCCACAGGACCAGCGCGAGCCGCACCGCGACGCCCCGCGTCCGCTCGACGGAGCCCGTGCCATGACGACCGGAGACGCTCCGATCCGAGTCGCGGTCGACTGCATGGGCGGCGACCGCGCGCCGCGGGAGATCATCCCGGGCGCGCTCGCGGCCGCGCGCGCGCACGGGTTGCACGTCCTGCTCGTCGGCGTGCCCGACGAAATCACACCGCTCCTGCCCGCCGATGTGGCGGCCCGCCTCGGGTCCGCGCCGGCGCATGCGGCCGAGCGCCCCGGCGTGGAAGTGGTCACGAGCGACCGCGCCGTGCCCGAGGGCGCCCCACCGCTTCAAACGCTCCGCGCGATGCCGAAGGCGTCGATGTCGGTGACGATGCGCCTCGTTCACGACGGACGGGCGGACGCCGCCGTCAGCGCGGGCAGCACCGGTCCGACGCTGCTCGCGGCGATCCGTGAGATCGGCATGATCGAGGGCGTGCGGCGCGCGTGCGTCGGCCGGCAGATCTTGGAGATCCATCCGCACACGTTCCTGATCGATCTCGGCCCCACGATCGACTGCGAAGCGCATCACCTCGTCGAGTTCGCGGTGATGGGCACGACGTACATGCGCGTGTTCGGCGGAGTCCCAGACCCCACGGTGGCCCTGCTCAGCAACGGCCGCGAACCCGGCAAGGGCAACAAGGTCGTCAAGCAGGCCGCGGAGCTCCTCGGCCGCAGCGGACTCCGATACGTCGGGCTCCTCGAGGGACATCACCTGATGGCTGGCGAGGCGAACGTCGTGGTCTGCGACGGGTTTGTCGGCAACGCCGTCCTGAAGACCGTGGAGGGACTCGGGCGCGAGACCGCGGCGTGGCTCAGGCGCGAGCTCGAGGACGCGCTGCCCCCCGAGCGCCTGGACGCCCTTGCCGTCCGGCTCGTCGAGTGGACGAACCCGATCGACCTACGGGGCAGCCTGCCGTTGCTCGGCGTGCGCGGCAACGTCGTCATGGCGCACGGCGCCTCCGACCGGGCCGCGATCCAGGCCGCGATCGCGCAGGCCGTCCAGGCGGTGCGCGGCGGGTTCGTGGAGAAGCTGCGCGCGGCGCTCGCCGAGACCCGCGGGCGCATCAGCCGATCGGGAGCGACGTAGCCCGAGCCGGTTCGTGCCCCAGGTGACCGGCGTCCCATGGGGAGCGTGCGCGTGCGCCGTTCATCTGCGACGCACGCCGCGCCGTCCTCACACCGATGCCCGAATCTTCCGCAGGAGCAGGTCGACCACCAACGCCGCCGTCCACGAGAAATCGCCGCCCCCCAATCCCTCGCCGGTCGACGCGTGAAAGTACTCGCACCATCCGGCCCGGCGCACGAGATCGATCGTCGCATCCGCGAGGGCGCTGGCGTCATCCCGGAGCCCCAACTCCTCCAACCCGCGGACGACAAACCAGTTCGTGTTAACCCAGGCGGGGCCGCGCCAGTAGCGGGCCGGCTCGAACTGCGGCTGGTCCGGCAGCACGGTCGGGAGCGGCTGACACCCCCGGCACCGATCACGATATCGCCGGTACATCTCCTTGGCCTCACGCACGTCGACCACCCCGGCAAAGACCGCGCCGAGACCGGCGATCGTGTGCACGGGGATACGCCGGCCTGCGCGCACGTCGAAGTCCAGAAACAAACAGGACGGCTCGTCCCAGAGTTCCGCCCGATAGGCGTCGCGAAACGCACGCAGCTCCTCCGCCGGCACGTCCGCCGACCGCCCGAGCGCGGCGGCGATACGGTTCAGATCGAGCGCCGCGCGGTACCAGATCGCGTTGAAGAGCG harbors:
- a CDS encoding adenylosuccinate synthase; amino-acid sequence: MPVTAVVGAQWGDEGKGKVIDTLAAHADVVVRYNGGNNAGHTIQNEHGTFRLHLLPSGIFHPAAQCVIGPGVVVNPDVLLAEVEEVERVGMPTVGRLWLDERAHLVFPHHIVMDELEEAARGGAPHGTTKQGIWPVYSDKTARIGIRVGDLLEEAHLAEQVRFVAARKTALFRGVYRHEPVEAATMLAACARWAGRLRPYITDSHPVMQEALRADRMILLEGQLGVMRDLDWGLYPFVTSSTTLPGGASSGAGIPPYRITRVLGVAKAYTTAVGSGPMPTELHDETGERLRELGQEYGATTRRPRRCGWFDGVAARFAAEVAGFTHLAMMKLDIFDTFDAVRIAVAYRLDGRTVHTVPHTAAMARVEPVYEELPGWRASTQGARRLTDLPVEARAFLRRIEEIVGVPISMVGVGAGRSDVIFTQEGLA
- the purE gene encoding 5-(carboxyamino)imidazole ribonucleotide mutase, which gives rise to MTTTADTRARVAIVVGSDSDLPVMQEAGRVLTEFGVSYDLTIASAHRSPDRVERYVAEAEQRGIQVVIAGAGAAAHLAGVIAARTVLPVIGVPLAGGALGGMDALLSTVQMPGGVPVATVAIGGARNAALLAVQILGVAEPALRERYRAHKAKLAAQVEEKAARLGVSSEAGMVPPREAR
- the purD gene encoding phosphoribosylamine--glycine ligase — translated: MKVLVVGSGGREHALAWALGRNGTATVFCAPGNPGISEVATCVPTAVLDLDALANDAERLGADLTIVGPEAPLAAGLVDTFTARGLRAFGPTRAAAALEGSKIFMKTLCARYEIPTSPFRVFENGAAAAEYVRRAGRPLVIKADGLAAGKGVVVAEDPGDGVAAVEAMMMERRFGDAGTRIVVEEVLAGEEVSVFAVCDGVHLVPLIAAQDHKRLAEDDRGPNTGGMGAVAPAPQVTADTLDRVVDEILAPTLWAMAQEGRPYRGVLFAGIMLTPDGPRVLEFNVRFGDPEAQVLLALLESGLLEMAEAALGGRVDRLAPRWRPGAAVCTVLCADGYPERPRGGDVITGLDRAASEPHTLVFHAGTAVQHGQIVTAGGRVLNVVATGETLDEARRRAYRAADAINYDGKLLRRDIGARAAGADARGRAAAVPSQTG
- the fabF gene encoding beta-ketoacyl-ACP synthase II; its protein translation is MFVFSPPAIADGKETQTPWRRLHHVSLGGLAVRAVITGIGALTPVGLSAPETWANLLAGQSGVRPLTRFDASRYPVRIAADVPGFDPLSVLTRKRARRTARFAQFAIAAAHEALRDGALTLTDDLLDRVGVTVATALGGIDVIDAEAPHLYGGEPDRVTPFLLPMLIANMASSAVSIHFGIRGPSNTSVGACASGAIALAEARRWILDGDADYVLAGGTEAALTPSVWAALCSLGALSTRNDAPAQASRPFDRDRDGFVYGEGAVVFLVEREDVARRREARIYAELAGAALTSDAYHETAPRRDGDVAARAIRQALHSAGASAEEVDLVVAHGTGTPLNDIAETVAIKQALGARARTTPVSAPKSMVGHLIGAAGALAALVGVLAIHTGEIPPTINLDHADPVCDLDYVALIARRAHVRLAVANAFGFGGQNCVVAVRALER
- a CDS encoding SDR family oxidoreductase — its product is MFDGTFAGRIALVTGASRGIGRATAETLAGGGADVVVHYHRNKVLAEEVAHGIVGRGRRALAVGADLEKPEEIDRLFDEVASQLGALDFFVANHAATAFKTTLDAKPHHLQRTFDLIVRSLVLCVQRAVPLMQGREGAIVTIGGQGTVEMLPHYAILASAKAAMETWTRYLAYELAGRGITANCVSPGVIATDSAKFYGGDRFAEFDRVVSSFTPRGRMGTPEDVAAVVAFLCSPGARYVLGQTIVVDGGLGLVSAPFEVFRRQGEARA
- a CDS encoding CoA-transferase, which translates into the protein MNKVMSTEDVIAQIPDGATVAIGGSSLSRKPMALVRALARSDRRDLRIIVNVGGPEVDLLLGMGKVAEVIFAFVGFEVMGLAPHFRRARQEGTVKFQEWTEYTVMAGLDATIKHVPFLPTHSTLGTDVLRVNTAFKTIQDPFAGETLVAVPALRPDVALLHVNLADPQGNGVVLGDGHMDALCAKAARKTFLSAEQILLPERLQTYGRDVHIFRTMVTGVVEAPWGAHLTGCAPEYRADLQHVQEYLAAARDGTGWHEYLERYVYVSHREYVRALGGEHTLGERLRV
- a CDS encoding CoA-transferase, translated to MTDYTIDELIITCMSRELRGELLVSSVTAFGSLAAHLARSTHAPDLAVLSTPESGMDAVPLPTLSLGQFLTENQRAIPLTMEDIFDAIFTDRFRIWINPAQIDQYGNVNISVIGPWEKPKVALVGARGIPEDTSHLSQGLYYLTQHSPRAVVERVDFISGAGYNPERRQTLGAAGAPTCLVTPLGVFGWNPDSGRMVVRSLHPGVSPDAVREATGFAIELGAGIPTTEPPTAEQIAIIHAADPLEVRKLELLSGKEAAEKFAVIYERERQALHAAWPRRRQ
- a CDS encoding SDR family NAD(P)-dependent oxidoreductase; this encodes MTDASLAGRRAIVTGGGRGIGRATALKLAALGADVAVVSRTEREIAGVAAELRERGVRAAAVPADLTTFDACRAAIESATRALGGIEILINNAGWTLTSAFLDEDESYWRRVVDANLWSTVFCSRVALEWMVAHGGGTIVNVASDAGRVGTAGEAIYSAAKGGVISLTRSLAREMARYQVRVNCVCPGPTETAVLTENQSDPAHAGKIERMIRLIPMRRVAQAEEIADAVAFFCTDASRYITGQVLSVSGGLTMV
- a CDS encoding phosphate--acyl-ACP acyltransferase, translated to MTTGDAPIRVAVDCMGGDRAPREIIPGALAAARAHGLHVLLVGVPDEITPLLPADVAARLGSAPAHAAERPGVEVVTSDRAVPEGAPPLQTLRAMPKASMSVTMRLVHDGRADAAVSAGSTGPTLLAAIREIGMIEGVRRACVGRQILEIHPHTFLIDLGPTIDCEAHHLVEFAVMGTTYMRVFGGVPDPTVALLSNGREPGKGNKVVKQAAELLGRSGLRYVGLLEGHHLMAGEANVVVCDGFVGNAVLKTVEGLGRETAAWLRRELEDALPPERLDALAVRLVEWTNPIDLRGSLPLLGVRGNVVMAHGASDRAAIQAAIAQAVQAVRGGFVEKLRAALAETRGRISRSGAT